ctcacacacacacacaaacacacatttataagtatttgtggagcggaggagggcggggcctggctggaatgtcgcacacccggtccccaaatggcctgatggggcacgcgagggataaaggcgtccggtgacgacggttcgagagagagagaattacgggcatgtccgtcatgtgtgtgtttatgtttgtgtgttttggtttatgttttcaattaaattattatttatattgacaagatggttcttgcctcctccttgcccatcgtaacccccttacagtattttctttttatattttttatttatattttctatttttttacttTACCTGTACTTCTTGTATTTATGACTCAGTGGttgtattaatatattgtttGATCTGTGTAATATTATACTTCTTATTGAACATAGTTGTAGCACAGTTTGTGGACTTTTCAggtggtcccttaccacaccctccacattactaacacattttagcacaatgtgtggacatttcacacGGTTCCATACCCACTGTATAAAAAATGTCCAACTTATATTAATGTCAAATTAGCAATCTGGAACAATTTCACCATCCTTACAATTATACCATCTGACCaggcttaaatatgggacaaatcaCATCCCGTATTGATTTGATACAGGATGcataatttcatctttaaatacaggacaaTCCCATATTTTACGGGACAGGTGGGTGGACAACACGAACAGGGTGAACAACCACAATGAACTGGCATGGGACTGGAAACACAGTGAGGTTAAATAGGGAAGGAAATGAGGAGTGTAACAAGGGAAGGCAGGTGAGGTAAATTAACaaataacaaggtaacaaggggGGTGGGGTATCACTCACGACTGAACTGACACAAGTGCACATGACAATGAGAAAACACAAAGCCAAGTGCACTCACACAACAAAGGCCAAAACACAAGAACACGTGGCAATCAAAACCAAACAAAGCTGTGTTCACACAACATGACACAAAACATGAGTGTCAAAATTCAGCCACAAAAAGATCTAAACAAAACCAACAGAAGTGGCTGAACCCTGACAGTCATAATgggaattattataattatatatatatatatatatatatatatatatatatatatatatatatatatatatatatatatatatatactatacatggtacaacagggctaaaggcactCTGGAAAAatccacattttattttattttattttctcgcaaaacactaaatagcaacaaaaaaataCCAcaacactttcctaaacacctgtcaCCCACACTGCAaaattttcctgatccatgaaacttttttgtttttttcagtctTGTTCAAGAAGTGAAAGAATAGTAACGGGGTAAAAATCCCCCCTGTTGCAGGGCTAAATGTCCCCATAAGTGAGGCGAATAGATTTgatatgaagaatgttcaaagtgggctcacattgactgatccaatcacaatgaagGATTTGTTTATACAGTAGAATagtgtacaatggggctaaaggctctGTGGagtaaaaggctcctttgatttattttctcccaaaacgcTAAAATTTTCAAAAAATAGCACAAGACTATCCCAAAGACCTGTTTGTCTCTGTACAATGGATCATTGCATGTAAAGTCTAACGATCGATTTCAAGgtaatttttttatagtttttaaaatgttgtaaatgtttgtagctaatgaatatcctgaaaattatcacatttattttgagacaaaatattaatttgtcattttcaatttgttcaaagtttaaataactgtccaataagagAAAGGATAGCATTTGGGGTTAAAAGGGGTTAAAGGCccttattaaacacattgtttttcttaagtgaggggaatatttgttatgaaaaatattcaaagtggGCTCGCATTGACTCATCCaaacataatagagattagtttgtttatagaatacttgagatgtaataaaatgccaaatgtgtttaaaattaacaggaaatggttgacttttctgaagttatttattttaagcatcatcttaatttttTACTCAAAAAAGCACCTTGGTGTCTCAAAATTATTAGCATTAGTTGACACATTTTTTCACAATAACTATTGCCGCTGTATCTACATGATATAATTTAAAACCCCCataggggccttttaccccaagtttTAATCGGAACAACCTAAACAATTAAAAAACGTAACATTCatagttttattaatttcattttttaccAGGCTACCAGGGTGCTATTCCCCTCAAGTGCCGAGGCCAAGGGATTAATGAGTACACTTTAgtaactattaactaatatggaaacatgattaaccatTCAGTAcgtaatagtgaactgatgactgaggtagttcacttTTAAGTAATCactaattactgaatttgatctgCCTCATTAAGAACTATCTACTAGCTGTGGCTAATTTAATAACCTCTGTATGTGCCCAACCTATGTATTCttatatctcttctgttcattaaaaaatacattctgcATGTttcatattgcttttttttttatatatataattttggtaacccataagtaatgagtcaagtgttacctCATAAGTATGACAGAATTACTAATGATCTggaccattattttaaagtgagggccATGctaacaaattattaattaatgagatcttactgtttcattccttgggagttaaaggttatctggaccattattctaaagtgaaaacacattataaaccattaatagtaactgaggtgttacttgtcagttagaaatgaatactcaagtgtttgttcctacattttattcattaaatCAAACATATCAAGAAttcacagacatttaaaaaaaatctgccattgaattatgatttatttaaataatttaacataatTGCAAAGGCTACAAACCTTTGAATGGCTGGTGCTCACGGTTACTACATGCTTTAAAAGTCTTGTATCttaacataaagtaaaataataaaataatgtttctaAAGGACAAGCATGTTGATCTCTACAAGACTTCAACAGAAAACGAAGTGAAAACCGATGTGCAGCATGAGGCCGATTCCACATGTGTAATTCCGCCCTAGAACGTCCACTCTGTAAATGCGTAGTTTTTAgcaaattaatttgaattgtttccttttttgcCTATGTTCAGTATGAACAGAACAGAACCTATGTTAAAGTTTACCGCGTTCAAGCGGATCGACGGGAGGGCCGAGCAAAATCGCTCTCACTCTTCTTTCAGTTTCAGCATGAGCATTGAATATGGTAAACCCTGACTGGATTAGAAGCTTAATGGACCAAGCACTCATTCTTTTCTTTTCACAGGTTAAGCACATACATCTGTAAGTTGACTATGGTACACTACCAGACACTGTAGCCATGATTTAGAGAGCTGTTatgttcataaattaattcccaTAAAGGACACACGTGAGGTGCTTGTTTTTCATGATCAtgctcacaataaaaacataatcattcacatgtTTTGATTACTAATTAATAAggagttattttaaattagccatgaggaaaatcaaattcagtaattagtGATTACCtatcagttcactattacttactgattggttaatcatgtttccatataaGTAAAtggtagtaactaaagtgttaatgtagtactactcatgaATCATGTATTCattcctgcataattacctattaatgacAGACCATTATTCTAAATTGTTACCCCTGATATTACTCAGGCCCCTGAAGCTATGGACGAATGCACAGTGCAGACACTGCACCGCTTGCCTATGTAGAATCCTGCATGTTGAGTATTTATAGCTGTACTCATGCAGCAAAGAGCCTGGTGTCATATCCCAGATGACTATGTGTGCATTAATATTGAGCCTCTGTATCTGTTACAGACAAGGGGACTAAATATAGTCTGAGCCAAACGACAGCATGCACatggaacacacacactcacatgtgaCCTCACACACTTCGGCTCGCTTTAGAGAATTTCCAATTGTACACTGCTCCTCTGTCAGCTGTTCACTGGTCCTGAATGTTTTGTTTTAGCATGATTCACGTCTGTGCACAAGAAGGGTAAGTTACTAGAGCCTTTGCTGTAGTGTGTAGAGTGTTGTGTACTTCTTAGTATGCAATTTGATGTTTCCAATGATTGTTAAACATGCTGTGCCAGTAACAAAACAATGCGGACATAAATAAATGGTAACTATTTACTGCTCAACTATTTTCCTGagtttacattttgaaaactgATTTTAAGAAATATTAAGACTTTTTAGGACCCTAGAGTTAGGTAACCCTGCAACTGCAGATTGTAAAGTTTCAGAACCTGGCAAAAACTGTGTGTTGAGCATCCAAAACGGTTGCTACTCCGGGACATCGTAGGACCATAGTCTGTCTTTGTGAGCATGTTTGTTGGAAACATCTGATCTGTGAATTTTCTTTCTCATTTACAGGGACATGAACCAACAGTCCTGGACACTGAATATCAGTGACAGGCAGTTTATGTAAACAATCCATGGCATGGAAGGTGACCTGGATGTCTAAAATGAGTGGGTGCTAAAGTGAGACGCCGTTTGGACATTGACATTGTAGCTTTAACTACCTGTTGATTACAGATTGTTGTTCTTTGAGGTTATGGGTCTGTCAGATGACACTGTGATTGGCCGGGGCATGAACAGCCCTGACCCACTGGTGCGTGAGGCCTATATGATGGCCTACGACTATATCAACTATGTGGCGGCAAAACCAGACAACCCACTAGGTCCTGCACCATCCTCTGCGACTGCTGCCCTGCGCTACGCGGGAGATGAGCTGCTTGTTCGCTTCCCCATCTTCTTTCGGCGCTGGCCAAGGGTTTTTCAGGACGTGACTGAACAAACGGCCTGCCCGACCCTTGTTTCCATCCTGGATGAGCACTTTGCCCCTGCACGGCGTAGAGACCTTGCCTGGAGTGCTGTGCTGTCCGTGTTCGTTCTAGCTGGCCAACTTGCTCTGCACTGTCAAGAGAGGGGTATGACAACAGTCCTGCCTCAGATTCAGGAGTGCGTGGGCAGCTACGTAGAGAGAGTCATCTGCCCAGAGATTAGGAATAAAGGAGGATGGGTGAGTATTAAGTGTAAAATTCAGTCTCCCTAAAAGTCAATGGCAAGAGACTCTTGTTGAGTCTCAGGATATGGTTCCATTCTAAAAACACTGATCTTGTCTAGATGGTaacctttgtttttcaaaaaagtCCCACGTGCGTTATCCATTCACTGTGAATTTGGAGTCTGGCATCAACCCAGCCACTAACCCTAACTTAGCCCCTACTACTAAATTTGGTTGCAGCAAATGTACATTTTGCAAGTTACCACAATATGGAGGCTGTGGGAAAGGAAGTTCTGCCTTTAAGTTAAAAGAGTCTATTGGGTGAGGGCCACGTGGTCACTGTGCCATTCACCAACAAATATGCGCACTCCCCGATAATTATATGTacgaaaagaaataataacagttcttttgattaaaatgtattttttaaaaaggtGGCATTTTGCACCACACTTGGTCATAGTGATATagtgtacagtaaatataggggcaatagttatagtgcaaaatttgtcaacttatgaaaataattttgagaGAGCCAGACGCTTTTTcagaataaccacttcagaaaagggtgcaacCTTTTCtcttaatttcaatcacattagGTATTTCATAACATTTCAAGTATTTTCAAAACCTGAATCTGCATTGTTactggatcagtcaatgtgagcccccACTAATCACATATGTATTTAGTCTTAAAACAAAAGTAATGATTTCAGATTCTGaaattctcattagctacatcattttgcaacattttaaaagtcaTTCAATTTGAGATAAAATTACCTAGAATCCCATCCTTTAAACATTGCATGTGATAACCTCATGGGACAATTTTTTAGTGCAtggtgacaaacaggtgttaaggaaattgatttgattgtttttgttgCTATGTTTTGAAAGAGAACAAGTGCCTTTTACCCAAAGGGGCTTTGGGCACTTTATACCCTACTTGCCCGCCTTAAGGAATTTTACTCAAATAATTTACTGTCAATcacctcacttttttttttaaatttgtgtcTGTCTCTATACATTGTTCTAAGTCGGGTTTCATCAGTCGTTTTGGAGAGAAGCAGAATCTTGAAGACCAGGTGAAGAAGGTGTGCTGCTGGTCTCTACTCTTGCTGACTGTTGGGATCCTGAGCTACTTTGTATGGGCAAGAGGGAAAACTTAGACCACAGCGCCATCTGCTGAGAAAGTGTGCCAAGGACACACTTTTGAATGTCAGCTCTACAATGATTGGTTGGGTTAAAATAGTACACATATTTAGGGTGGCAAGTAGATTGTTTTGAAAATTGTAAACTGAACTTTGCCGTAAAATTATGGAATAAAATGTCCAATGATGACTATTTGTTTACACTTCCCATTTAGAACAGCTCTAGTTACACAAAGGCTGAAATCCAGTTAtgatttagaatttattttcaaGTTACACGCAAATGCTCCTATTCAAAATCTTCCTAAGTGTCAAAAACAGGGACACTTAACATGTTTAGCATTCTTAAACTCACAAGGCTAattcttaaaattagttttgacaAATACCATTGCAATGTATTTACCAAACTAGAATTTTTAAAGAGTTGACCCAGATACTGATTAAAAAGCAGTCAAGCATTGTTGAGAAATCCTTCTACCCTGTAGGAAAGTGTCTCAGGTTGAGTTAATTCGGTGTACTAAACCAACTGACTAAAATAGGCAATGAGTGGCTActttcaaaaatataaaatgggTTTAAAATTTTTGTTACTACAAAATACCCTACAATTGTtaattcattgtttttatttagtcaCCCAcaatccatcccagatgtggatgacttctgcagaacacaaagatttttagaaagataGCTCAGAAATATCTGCTGGTCCTTACAAGAAAAGTGAATAGTATTCATACCATTATAGCTTTAAATATCACTTAAATGAAACCACAGAAGTggtaggtgtgggagagaaacaaatAATATTGGTCTCTTTCACTTCAAATAACCACTTTCATATGTGAAATTAAATCCATATGTGACATTCAGATGGAGTAAAAAAATACTTCAGGTTTgaggtttctcacccacacctattatccTGCTTGGAATATATGGATTAAACACTtaagtattatggattacttctatggtTCCTCTGTGATTTTaagagctacaaaaggtctgataatcattcacttgcattgtatggaccaggcCCATAGTCTTTGtatacgtttaaaaaaaaaaaaaaaaaaaaaaaaaagacacactgTACCAAAAGGAAAGCCTTTTAATGACATGACATCTGTACAGACAAGAGACAAAAACAGCATAATTGAAAccacttaaaagaaaaaaaacatttgagcttTGGAAAGGTTTATCATGTAGGTCAGCAAAATGATACATCCTGGAAAACACCACACACGCATATTAAGAGATTCAAGCCAgctcttcctctccctcttccTCAAACTCTCCTTCCTCCTCTGCAGTGGCATCCTGGTACTGCTGGTACTCAGACACCAGGTCATTCATGTTGCTCTCGGCCTCAGTGAATTCCATCTCATCCATACCTTCTCCTGTGTACCAATGGAGGAAAGCCTTGCGCCTGAACATGGCAGTGAACTGCTCTGAAATGCGCTTGAAGAGCTCCTGGATGGCTGTGCTGTTGCCGATGAAGGTGGCGGCCATTTTCAATCCTCTGGGTGGGATGTCGCAGACGGCGGTTTTGACATTGTTAGGGATCCATTCAACAAAGTAGCTGCTGTTCTTGTTCTGAACATTGAGCATTTGCTCGTCCACCTCCTTCATGGACATGCGGCCACGGAAGATAGCGGCGACTGTGAGGTACCGGCCATGGCGTGGTCGCAGGCGGCCATCATGTTCTTGGCATCGAACATCTGCTGTGTGAGTTCTGGTACAGTAAGAGCGCGGTACTGCTGGCTTCCTCTGCTGGTCAGAGGAGCGAATCCAGGCATGAAGAAATGGAGACGAGGGAAGGGCACCATGT
This sequence is a window from Xyrauchen texanus isolate HMW12.3.18 chromosome 37, RBS_HiC_50CHRs, whole genome shotgun sequence. Protein-coding genes within it:
- the LOC127630742 gene encoding apoptosis regulator R1-like, translating into MGLSDDTVIGRGMNSPDPLVREAYMMAYDYINYVAAKPDNPLGPAPSSATAALRYAGDELLVRFPIFFRRWPRVFQDVTEQTACPTLVSILDEHFAPARRRDLAWSAVLSVFVLAGQLALHCQERGMTTVLPQIQECVGSYVERVICPEIRNKGGWSGFISRFGEKQNLEDQVKKVCCWSLLLLTVGILSYFVWARGKT